A single Desulfovibrio piger DNA region contains:
- a CDS encoding outer membrane homotrimeric porin yields the protein MKKLMTLALAAGMLLGAATGASAIDFKAKGQWLMGFAAGDGALVSHKKLDKASNHNKAADTDDTFSAMQRLRLQLDAVASESLSGTVYFEIGDTTWGQNSSGGALGADSNSVVELKNAYIDWMVPNTALKFRMGIQTITMPNVAGGSAVLDDDAAGIVANYQFNENVGLTAVWARLFNDNWNSASTRWDAASDDANYHDNVDMFALMLPLTFDGVKVTPWAMYGMIGANSWDAIDHDMHKGSYPAYSLRPYPLAYNGGTFDTDKAYGSAFWAGLPISVTAFDPLNIELDINYGYIESMGRYKAERFDGSNTFRMGDTKREGWLVKALVEYKMDWGTPGIFGWYSSGDDGNVKNGSERMPTISGCGNFMSFMGDANYGWGDSRLYDRNLTYAGTWGVGLRIHDMSFVEDLKHSFRVAYWGGTNSPSMAKYVGNSWGWNGSADGAYGTPEGPYLTTNDGLLEFNLVNSYQIYENLEANLELGYIVNMVDDDTWKRSYRSDSYKKQDAWKAQLIFAYSF from the coding sequence ATGAAAAAGCTGATGACCCTCGCTCTTGCTGCGGGCATGCTGCTGGGCGCCGCCACCGGTGCCAGCGCCATTGATTTCAAGGCCAAAGGCCAGTGGCTGATGGGTTTTGCCGCCGGCGACGGCGCTCTTGTGAGCCACAAGAAGCTTGACAAGGCGAGTAACCACAATAAGGCTGCCGACACCGACGATACCTTCAGCGCCATGCAGCGTCTGCGCCTGCAGTTGGATGCCGTGGCTTCCGAATCCCTGTCCGGTACCGTGTACTTTGAAATTGGTGACACTACGTGGGGCCAGAATTCCTCCGGCGGCGCCCTGGGCGCTGACTCCAACAGCGTCGTGGAGCTGAAAAATGCCTACATCGACTGGATGGTGCCCAATACTGCCCTCAAGTTCCGCATGGGTATCCAGACTATCACCATGCCCAACGTGGCCGGTGGTTCCGCCGTGCTGGATGACGATGCCGCCGGTATCGTGGCCAACTACCAGTTCAATGAAAACGTGGGCCTGACCGCTGTGTGGGCCCGCCTGTTCAATGATAACTGGAACAGCGCCTCCACGCGTTGGGATGCCGCTTCTGATGACGCCAACTACCACGATAATGTGGATATGTTCGCTCTCATGCTGCCCCTGACCTTTGACGGCGTGAAGGTGACCCCCTGGGCCATGTACGGCATGATCGGTGCCAATTCCTGGGATGCCATCGACCATGATATGCACAAGGGCAGCTATCCTGCCTACAGCCTGCGTCCCTATCCGCTGGCCTACAATGGCGGCACTTTTGATACCGACAAGGCTTATGGTTCCGCCTTCTGGGCCGGTCTGCCCATTTCCGTCACGGCTTTCGATCCGCTGAACATCGAGCTGGACATCAACTACGGCTATATCGAATCCATGGGTCGTTACAAGGCCGAGCGCTTTGATGGTAGCAACACCTTCCGCATGGGCGACACCAAGCGTGAAGGCTGGCTGGTCAAGGCCCTGGTGGAATACAAGATGGATTGGGGTACCCCCGGCATCTTCGGCTGGTACTCCTCCGGTGACGACGGCAACGTCAAGAACGGTTCCGAGCGTATGCCTACCATCTCCGGTTGCGGCAACTTCATGTCCTTCATGGGCGATGCCAACTACGGCTGGGGCGACAGTCGTCTGTATGACCGCAACCTGACCTATGCCGGCACCTGGGGCGTGGGCCTGCGTATCCACGACATGAGCTTCGTGGAAGACCTGAAGCACTCCTTCCGTGTGGCCTACTGGGGCGGTACCAACAGCCCGTCCATGGCCAAGTATGTGGGCAACTCCTGGGGCTGGAACGGCAGCGCTGATGGTGCTTACGGTACCCCCGAAGGTCCGTATCTGACCACCAACGACGGTCTGCTGGAATTCAACCTGGTCAACAGCTACCAGATCTACGAAAATCTGGAAGCCAACCTGGAACTGGGCTACATCGTGAACATGGTTGACGACGACACCTGGAAGCGCAGCTACCGTTCCGATTCCTACAAGAAGCAGGATGCCTGGAAGGCCCAGCTGATCTTCGCTTACAGCTTCTAG